A window of the Coregonus clupeaformis isolate EN_2021a unplaced genomic scaffold, ASM2061545v1 scaf1260, whole genome shotgun sequence genome harbors these coding sequences:
- the LOC121550963 gene encoding CD9 antigen-like isoform X2 yields MLGLGLWLRFSSETRGFFNIDLNTQQFVIGVSVLIVLGAVILLVAAFGDYGVCNENRTALGVFSCLLAILAVVEIGAGVFAYRRSDEVGEQLAKFYTSVYAQYVDKRDPGLAVTLSMFHNALHCCGLIGALDPLVQKTCPETGIFETFTLPACPTVIINIFESNAPLVTGLFLGTAAMLILALMCSALLSKEIQRSQSSPPPYVLLSSTTVLSSPNQDPVFFTPLPVVIPVADALSQPRCAAASS; encoded by the exons ATGTTGGGGTTGGGCTTGTGGCTGAGGTTCAGCTCTGAGACCAGAGGATTTTTCAACATAGACCTCAACACGCAACAGTTTGTCATCG GAGTGTCAGTGTTGATTGTGTTAGGAGCAGTGATATTGCTCGTGGCTGCTTTCGGAGACTATGGAGTGTGCAATGAGAATAGGACTGCTTTGGGAGTG ttttcctgcctgctgGCTATCCTGGCTGTGGTAGAGATTGGAGCCGGTGTGTTCGCCTACAGGAGAAGCGATGAG GTGGGGGAGCAGCTGGCAAAATTCTATACGTCTGTGTACGCTCAGTATGTGGACAAAAGAGACCCTGGCTTGGCTGTTACCCTGTCCATGTTCCACAATGCG TTGCACTGCTGTGGACTCATTGGTGCCTTGGACCCCTTGGTCCAAAAAACATGTCCCGAAACCGGCATTTTTGAGACTTTCACTCTCCCT GCCTGCCCCACAGTGATCATCAACATCTTTGAGTCCAATGCGCCTCTGGTAACGGGCCTCTTCCTTGGGACTGCTGCTATGCTG ATCTTGGCCCTGATGTGCAGCGCCCTCCTCAGCAAAGAGATCCAGCGCTCccagtcctctcctcccccctacgtcctcctctcctcaactacagtcctctcctcccctaaccaggacCCTGTGTTCTTCACCCCGCTTCCCGTCGTAATACCTGTGGCTGATGCACT ATCACAGCCCAGGTGTGCTGCAGCATCCTCATGA
- the LOC121550962 gene encoding uncharacterized protein LOC121550962 isoform X2 produces the protein MIILAMYVKQNGYRILILYILTITRCLRGQAHDSTGKIIIHTPVAFTESTQNHLSSGSISRNDKLTQDIPTTKTNVRQTNPSRISVDKPARRQFHETKPGEIGESYENARKYKLSQDFEEVNRSRLSGRKRMRFQSRMVLFNDRNGKYHAKQHEEKHSEDSPSKSYSNIDCNQGKIQNLHRGKFSITGNDENHSQMAYQSDSATPGVRAGKVRGEIAKAEESWLRMEPVVECGDETMTLTVRGRRAIHLLVDRANASAVPLAQLPSQCGYSVESTWRDLMFVVPYDACHVKQEEDGSYVLPLVWRGTPVKMSCPVSQAQALAPSSLCCSSQGMTVRLQGHGAKEELRVKVRGGWMPLLSLALQCGYIMDRQHGELLISAPFTACGITSKDGKYTLSLQIGENAITLACPSALPDQVIQPLRPAVDFLHYATKGPTNSVSTTLLSNPTSITMSNPVPHPFFPFNPQPTLPPDHPHQPPSPGSHVTSRSTTGPSDHPPLAPRLQAYPFYQYYHLHTMPLSESYQSPLSSSPPSQLPTTGPSGDPTESKPCHTPTTPVPSHPNYYDPHVTQYSSTIAGHPVHSEAPTLQTPAYTLHPYYHNYHHPKIPILEPPQWPSPGDKTGTSTNGPQVEPPAPHTPNPIFPVFPHYYLYHPKVPPYNPPQLPQPVTPASHSSTLPVSSSQTLRILPASDMPHLPPYPHYYTPQTPGEVKRSHHPDDDPFIHLQTLKPIISPNSSPTLTELPFYQYTLNFPYKPTPNQKHRNGLQTNNPSRPMDEHPPVVPSPPLSPPDQSGKSHPHGHLKWPPQQQPSNSHTVTSSTVQSRSTSSTSVAHAATQPLLFPNFPPLYYPHLKSPISNPQQEPNPVTLLPTALPAPSSTPTPASTPGPPVYPHYYYHPYYYYSIPYDPYRLPQPVDHASSAPSKGAQTPPSQTSAPHTMETSHQPALPYDYAQAKMPIQITPPATNSLQTPTPTPESTTPEIPPFPFDPYYYYFYYHPGMSIYDQDQSYEPSTHAEKTSGAQAPIDSDHYRRGSFAHTHVESPTHAPHPTTNPIHNPSHHHIIHPQPSTIPSPHRPHTGPTGNMSDTLMKDPGFKADTHTPCGLSHHDCAGFLGCCSYPVNGPQGVCVIPQSVHRGVNLSLRSLALWWTPRSPLCLRTVTCPAPPRGSPLTCTVCPWMAVECTDTRLVRPWSTCWSSTLYFPHNMNTAPHWKTHLSG, from the exons ATGATCATATTGGCAATGTATGTTAAACAAAATGGATACCGTATTCTCATACTTTACATTCTAACAATCACTCGGTGTCTGCGAGGTCAGGCTCACGATTCGACTGGTAAAATAATAATTCACACACCTGTTGCGTTCACAGAATCCACACAAAATCATCTTTCAAGTGGCAGTATCTCCCGTAATGATAAACTGACTCAGGACATCCCGACTACAAAGACCAACGTCCGTCAAACAAACCCGTCAAGAATCAGCGTAGATAAGCCAGCGCGAAGACAGTTCCACGAGACCAAGCCAGGTGAAATTGGTGAATCATACGAAAACGCGCGAAAATATAAATTATCTCAGGACTTTGAAGAAGTGAACAGATCACGACTTTCGGGTAGAAAACGGATGCGTTTTCAATCTAGAATGGTGTTATTCAATGATAGAAACGGCAAGTACCATGCCAAACAACACGAGGAGAAGCATTCGGAAGATTCGCCATCAAAATCCTACAGTAATATCGATTGCAATCAAGGAAAAATTCAGAATCTACATCGTGGCAAGTTTTCCATCACAGGAAACGATGAGAACCACTCACAAATGGCCTACCAATCAGATTCAGCAACTCCAG GAGTGCGTGCAGGAAAGGTTCGAGGTGAGATAGCAAAAGCAGAGGAGAGTTGGCTGAGAATGGAGCCAGTTGTGGAGTGTGGAGATGAGACTATGACCCTCACTGTCAGAGGGAGAAGAGCCATACATCTGCTAGTAGACAGAG CGAATGCCTCTGCTGTCCCCCTGGCCCAACTACCCTCTCAATGTGGCTACTCTGTCGAGTCGACATGGCGAGACCTGATGTTTGTGGTACCTTATGATGCCTGTCACGTCAAGCAAGAAGAG GATGGTAGTTATGTGTTGCCTCTGGTCTGGAGAGGGACCCCTGTGAAGATGTCCTGCCCAGTGTCCCAGGCTCAGGCCCTggccccctcctccctctgctgCTCGTCTCAGGGAATGACTGTCAGATTGCAAGGACATGGAGCCAAAGAGGAGCTCAGAGTCAAGG tgagagGTGGATGGATGCCACTGCTTTCGCTGGCCCTGCAGTGTGGCTACATTATGGACAGGCAACATGGAGAGCTGCTCATATCTGCACCCTTCACTGCCTGTGGGATCACATCAAAG GATGGaaaatacactctctctcttcaaATAGGAGAGAACGCAATCACACTGGCCTGTCCTTCTGCTCTACCTGACCAAGTAATACAACCCCTCCGACCTGCAGTAGATTTCCTCCATTATGCAACTAAGGGCCCAACAAACTCAGTTTCCACAACCCTGCTGTCAAACCCTACTTCCATAACCATGTCTAACCCGGTGCCTCACCCATTCTTCCCATTCAATCCCCAGCCCACATTGCCCCCTGATCATCCTCACCAGCCTCCCAGCCCTGGTAGCCATGTTACTTCTCGCTCAACTACAGGCCCCTCTGACCATCCTCCCCTGGCCCCGCGTCTTCAGGCCTACCCATTCTATCAGTATTACCACCTCCACACGATGCCCCTCAGTGAGTCATACCAgtcacccctctcctctagtcCCCCCTCTCAACTCCCAACTACAGGACCCTCAGGAGATCCCACTGAGTCGAAGCCATGCCACACTCCCACAACTCCTGTCCCAAGCCACCCCAACTACTATGACCCCCATGTTACTCAGTATTCTTCCACTATAGCTGGTCATCCAGTTCACTCTGAAGCCCCCACTCTCCAAACCCCTGCGTATACTCTCCACCCATACTACCACAACTACCATCACCCCAAAATCCCTATCCTTGAGCCACCTCAATGGCCCAGTCCTGGTGACAAGACGGGTACTTCCACCAATGGTCCTCAGGTTGAACCACCTGCCCCTCACACCCCTAACCCAATCTTCCCTGTGTTTCCACACTACTACCTCTACCACCCCAAAGTGCCTCCCTATAACCCACCCCAACTCCCTCAGCCTGTTACCCCTGCCTCtcactcctctactctccctgttAGCAGTTCACAAACACTCCGTATACTTCCTGCTTCTGATATGCCTCACCTTCCACCCTATCCTCACTACTACACCCCACAAACACCTGGTGAAGTCAAGAGATCCCATCACCCTGATGATGACCCTTTTATTCATCTTCAAACTTTGAAACCTATCATTTCCCCTAACTCATCTCCCACCTTAACAGAGCTCCCATTCTACCAATACACTCTTAATTTTCCCTACAAGCCTACACCGAACCAGAAACATAGAAATGGTCTCCAGACCAACAATCCCTCTAGACCCATGGACGAACATCCTCCAGTTGTCCCATCTCCCCCTTTGTCTCCTCCTGATCAAAGTGGAAAGTCACACCCTCATGGTCACCTGAAATGGCCTCCACAACAACAACCCTCCAATTCACACACAGTTACTAGTTCCACAGTTCAGAGCCGGTCTACTAGTTCTACCTCTGTTGCCCATGCTGCAACCCAACCTCTTCTCTTTCCAAACTTCCCCCCGTTGTACTACCCTCATCTCAAATCACCCATCAGCAACCCTCAACAAGAACCAAACCCTGTTACTCTCCTTCCCACTGCTCTGCCTGCACCCTCGTCAACCCCTACTCCAGCATCTACCCCTGGCCCTCCAGTTTACCCACACTACTACTATCACCCCTACTATTACTACTCAATACCTTATGATCCATACAGATTACCCCAACCTGTCGATCATGCATCTTCTGCCCCATCTAAAGGAGCTCAGACTCCTCCATCTCAGACCTCTGCTCCTCACACTATGGAAACTTCTCACCAACCAGCCCTCCCATATGACTACGCCCAGGCCAAAATGCCTATCCAGATTACTCCTCCTGCTACTAACAGTCTTCAAACCCCCACTCCAACCCCAGAATCTACAACTCCTGAAATCCCACCTTTTCCCTTTGAcccttactactactacttctactaccaTCCTGGAATGTCCATCTACGACCAGGACCAAAGCTATGAACCCAGTACACACGCCGAAAAGACATCAGGAGCTCAAGCTCCCATAGATTCTGACCATTATAGAAGAGGCAGCTTTGCCCATACTCATGTGGAGAGTCCAACCCATGCACCCCATCCTACCACCAACCCCATTCATAACCCCTCACACCATCATATCATTCATCCACAACCTTCAACCATTCCTTCCCCTCATCGTCCCCACACAGGGCCCACTGGAAATATGTCAGACACCTTGATGAAAG ACCCTGGTTTCaaggcagatacacacacaccctgtggCTTGTCCCACCATGACTGTGCGGGCTTCTTAGGTTGCTGCTCTTACCCTGTGAATG GtcctcagggtgtgtgtgtcatCCCTCAGAGTGTACATCGGGGCGTCAATTTGTCTTTGCGGTCCCTGGCTCTCTGGTGGACCCCACGGTCACCCCTCTGCCTGCGGACAGTCACGTGTCCTGCACCCCCCAGAGGATCACCTCTGACCTGTACAGTGTGCCCCTGGATGGCTGTGGAGTGCACAGATAC GAGGCTGGTCAGGCCGTGGTCCACTTGTTGGAGTTCAACGCTCTACTTTCCACACAACATGAACACAGCACCACATTGGAAGACTCACCTGTCAG gttga
- the LOC121550963 gene encoding CD9 antigen-like isoform X1 has protein sequence MALDGCGQLCKCVLILFNIIFGLVGFAMLGLGLWLRFSSETRGFFNIDLNTQQFVIGVSVLIVLGAVILLVAAFGDYGVCNENRTALGVFSCLLAILAVVEIGAGVFAYRRSDEVGEQLAKFYTSVYAQYVDKRDPGLAVTLSMFHNALHCCGLIGALDPLVQKTCPETGIFETFTLPACPTVIINIFESNAPLVTGLFLGTAAMLILALMCSALLSKEIQRSQSSPPPYVLLSSTTVLSSPNQDPVFFTPLPVVIPVADALSQPRCAAASS, from the exons ATGGCACTGGACGGATGTGGCCAGCTGTGTAAGTGTGTCCTCATCCTTTTCAACATCATTTTTGGC CTGGTGGGTTTTGCGATGTTGGGGTTGGGCTTGTGGCTGAGGTTCAGCTCTGAGACCAGAGGATTTTTCAACATAGACCTCAACACGCAACAGTTTGTCATCG GAGTGTCAGTGTTGATTGTGTTAGGAGCAGTGATATTGCTCGTGGCTGCTTTCGGAGACTATGGAGTGTGCAATGAGAATAGGACTGCTTTGGGAGTG ttttcctgcctgctgGCTATCCTGGCTGTGGTAGAGATTGGAGCCGGTGTGTTCGCCTACAGGAGAAGCGATGAG GTGGGGGAGCAGCTGGCAAAATTCTATACGTCTGTGTACGCTCAGTATGTGGACAAAAGAGACCCTGGCTTGGCTGTTACCCTGTCCATGTTCCACAATGCG TTGCACTGCTGTGGACTCATTGGTGCCTTGGACCCCTTGGTCCAAAAAACATGTCCCGAAACCGGCATTTTTGAGACTTTCACTCTCCCT GCCTGCCCCACAGTGATCATCAACATCTTTGAGTCCAATGCGCCTCTGGTAACGGGCCTCTTCCTTGGGACTGCTGCTATGCTG ATCTTGGCCCTGATGTGCAGCGCCCTCCTCAGCAAAGAGATCCAGCGCTCccagtcctctcctcccccctacgtcctcctctcctcaactacagtcctctcctcccctaaccaggacCCTGTGTTCTTCACCCCGCTTCCCGTCGTAATACCTGTGGCTGATGCACT ATCACAGCCCAGGTGTGCTGCAGCATCCTCATGA
- the LOC121550963 gene encoding CD9 antigen-like isoform X3 — protein MALDGCGQLCKCVLILFNIIFGLVGFAMLGLGLWLRFSSETRGFFNIDLNTQQFVIGVSVLIVLGAVILLVAAFGDYGVCNENRTALGVFSCLLAILAVVEIGAGVFAYRRSDEVGEQLAKFYTSVYAQYVDKRDPGLAVTLSMFHNALHCCGLIGALDPLVQKTCPETGIFETFTLPILALMCSALLSKEIQRSQSSPPPYVLLSSTTVLSSPNQDPVFFTPLPVVIPVADALSQPRCAAASS, from the exons ATGGCACTGGACGGATGTGGCCAGCTGTGTAAGTGTGTCCTCATCCTTTTCAACATCATTTTTGGC CTGGTGGGTTTTGCGATGTTGGGGTTGGGCTTGTGGCTGAGGTTCAGCTCTGAGACCAGAGGATTTTTCAACATAGACCTCAACACGCAACAGTTTGTCATCG GAGTGTCAGTGTTGATTGTGTTAGGAGCAGTGATATTGCTCGTGGCTGCTTTCGGAGACTATGGAGTGTGCAATGAGAATAGGACTGCTTTGGGAGTG ttttcctgcctgctgGCTATCCTGGCTGTGGTAGAGATTGGAGCCGGTGTGTTCGCCTACAGGAGAAGCGATGAG GTGGGGGAGCAGCTGGCAAAATTCTATACGTCTGTGTACGCTCAGTATGTGGACAAAAGAGACCCTGGCTTGGCTGTTACCCTGTCCATGTTCCACAATGCG TTGCACTGCTGTGGACTCATTGGTGCCTTGGACCCCTTGGTCCAAAAAACATGTCCCGAAACCGGCATTTTTGAGACTTTCACTCTCCCT ATCTTGGCCCTGATGTGCAGCGCCCTCCTCAGCAAAGAGATCCAGCGCTCccagtcctctcctcccccctacgtcctcctctcctcaactacagtcctctcctcccctaaccaggacCCTGTGTTCTTCACCCCGCTTCCCGTCGTAATACCTGTGGCTGATGCACT ATCACAGCCCAGGTGTGCTGCAGCATCCTCATGA
- the LOC121550963 gene encoding CD9 antigen-like isoform X4, producing the protein MALDGCGQLCKCVLILFNIIFGLVGFAMLGLGLWLRFSSETRGFFNIDLNTQQFVIGVSVLIVLGAVILLVAAFGDYGVCNENRTALGVFSCLLAILAVVEIGAGVFAYRRSDEVGEQLAKFYTSVYAQYVDKRDPGLAVTLSMFHNALHCCGLIGALDPLVQKTCPETGIFETFTLPACPTVIINIFESNAPLVTGLFLGTAAMLITAQVCCSILMKQIKMSRLSAPVNYS; encoded by the exons ATGGCACTGGACGGATGTGGCCAGCTGTGTAAGTGTGTCCTCATCCTTTTCAACATCATTTTTGGC CTGGTGGGTTTTGCGATGTTGGGGTTGGGCTTGTGGCTGAGGTTCAGCTCTGAGACCAGAGGATTTTTCAACATAGACCTCAACACGCAACAGTTTGTCATCG GAGTGTCAGTGTTGATTGTGTTAGGAGCAGTGATATTGCTCGTGGCTGCTTTCGGAGACTATGGAGTGTGCAATGAGAATAGGACTGCTTTGGGAGTG ttttcctgcctgctgGCTATCCTGGCTGTGGTAGAGATTGGAGCCGGTGTGTTCGCCTACAGGAGAAGCGATGAG GTGGGGGAGCAGCTGGCAAAATTCTATACGTCTGTGTACGCTCAGTATGTGGACAAAAGAGACCCTGGCTTGGCTGTTACCCTGTCCATGTTCCACAATGCG TTGCACTGCTGTGGACTCATTGGTGCCTTGGACCCCTTGGTCCAAAAAACATGTCCCGAAACCGGCATTTTTGAGACTTTCACTCTCCCT GCCTGCCCCACAGTGATCATCAACATCTTTGAGTCCAATGCGCCTCTGGTAACGGGCCTCTTCCTTGGGACTGCTGCTATGCTG ATCACAGCCCAGGTGTGCTGCAGCATCCTCATGAAACAGATCAAGATGAGTCGTCTCTCTGCCCCTGTGAACTACTCCTAG
- the LOC121550962 gene encoding uncharacterized protein LOC121550962 isoform X1 yields the protein MIILAMYVKQNGYRILILYILTITRCLRGQAHDSTGKIIIHTPVAFTESTQNHLSSGSISRNDKLTQDIPTTKTNVRQTNPSRISVDKPARRQFHETKPGEIGESYENARKYKLSQDFEEVNRSRLSGRKRMRFQSRMVLFNDRNGKYHAKQHEEKHSEDSPSKSYSNIDCNQGKIQNLHRGKFSITGNDENHSQMAYQSDSATPGVRAGKVRGEIAKAEESWLRMEPVVECGDETMTLTVRGRRAIHLLVDRANASAVPLAQLPSQCGYSVESTWRDLMFVVPYDACHVKQEEDGSYVLPLVWRGTPVKMSCPVSQAQALAPSSLCCSSQGMTVRLQGHGAKEELRVKVRGGWMPLLSLALQCGYIMDRQHGELLISAPFTACGITSKDGKYTLSLQIGENAITLACPSALPDQVIQPLRPAVDFLHYATKGPTNSVSTTLLSNPTSITMSNPVPHPFFPFNPQPTLPPDHPHQPPSPGSHVTSRSTTGPSDHPPLAPRLQAYPFYQYYHLHTMPLSESYQSPLSSSPPSQLPTTGPSGDPTESKPCHTPTTPVPSHPNYYDPHVTQYSSTIAGHPVHSEAPTLQTPAYTLHPYYHNYHHPKIPILEPPQWPSPGDKTGTSTNGPQVEPPAPHTPNPIFPVFPHYYLYHPKVPPYNPPQLPQPVTPASHSSTLPVSSSQTLRILPASDMPHLPPYPHYYTPQTPGEVKRSHHPDDDPFIHLQTLKPIISPNSSPTLTELPFYQYTLNFPYKPTPNQKHRNGLQTNNPSRPMDEHPPVVPSPPLSPPDQSGKSHPHGHLKWPPQQQPSNSHTVTSSTVQSRSTSSTSVAHAATQPLLFPNFPPLYYPHLKSPISNPQQEPNPVTLLPTALPAPSSTPTPASTPGPPVYPHYYYHPYYYYSIPYDPYRLPQPVDHASSAPSKGAQTPPSQTSAPHTMETSHQPALPYDYAQAKMPIQITPPATNSLQTPTPTPESTTPEIPPFPFDPYYYYFYYHPGMSIYDQDQSYEPSTHAEKTSGAQAPIDSDHYRRGSFAHTHVESPTHAPHPTTNPIHNPSHHHIIHPQPSTIPSPHRPHTGPTGNMSDTLMKDPGFKADTHTPCGLSHHDCAGFLGCCSYPVNECTSGRQFVFAVPGSLVDPTVTPLPADSHVSCTPQRITSDLYSVPLDGCGVHRYEAGQAVVHLLEFNALLSTQHEHSTTLEDSPVRLMVACRSSPGSPGRVRYHVMSTTPTPPVPTQGSLAVRLRIATDEHYSSFYPEKHRPISLLQGQPLHLEVGLLSPPDLDPGLVLLVHYCLAYSDTPLARWLLIYDGCPSRGDSQAPPPPPAQPRHTRRLTITTFQSLPTGSPSHLEDQEIYFMCSTEVCSPADGDCIEGCFRGPKLDD from the exons ATGATCATATTGGCAATGTATGTTAAACAAAATGGATACCGTATTCTCATACTTTACATTCTAACAATCACTCGGTGTCTGCGAGGTCAGGCTCACGATTCGACTGGTAAAATAATAATTCACACACCTGTTGCGTTCACAGAATCCACACAAAATCATCTTTCAAGTGGCAGTATCTCCCGTAATGATAAACTGACTCAGGACATCCCGACTACAAAGACCAACGTCCGTCAAACAAACCCGTCAAGAATCAGCGTAGATAAGCCAGCGCGAAGACAGTTCCACGAGACCAAGCCAGGTGAAATTGGTGAATCATACGAAAACGCGCGAAAATATAAATTATCTCAGGACTTTGAAGAAGTGAACAGATCACGACTTTCGGGTAGAAAACGGATGCGTTTTCAATCTAGAATGGTGTTATTCAATGATAGAAACGGCAAGTACCATGCCAAACAACACGAGGAGAAGCATTCGGAAGATTCGCCATCAAAATCCTACAGTAATATCGATTGCAATCAAGGAAAAATTCAGAATCTACATCGTGGCAAGTTTTCCATCACAGGAAACGATGAGAACCACTCACAAATGGCCTACCAATCAGATTCAGCAACTCCAG GAGTGCGTGCAGGAAAGGTTCGAGGTGAGATAGCAAAAGCAGAGGAGAGTTGGCTGAGAATGGAGCCAGTTGTGGAGTGTGGAGATGAGACTATGACCCTCACTGTCAGAGGGAGAAGAGCCATACATCTGCTAGTAGACAGAG CGAATGCCTCTGCTGTCCCCCTGGCCCAACTACCCTCTCAATGTGGCTACTCTGTCGAGTCGACATGGCGAGACCTGATGTTTGTGGTACCTTATGATGCCTGTCACGTCAAGCAAGAAGAG GATGGTAGTTATGTGTTGCCTCTGGTCTGGAGAGGGACCCCTGTGAAGATGTCCTGCCCAGTGTCCCAGGCTCAGGCCCTggccccctcctccctctgctgCTCGTCTCAGGGAATGACTGTCAGATTGCAAGGACATGGAGCCAAAGAGGAGCTCAGAGTCAAGG tgagagGTGGATGGATGCCACTGCTTTCGCTGGCCCTGCAGTGTGGCTACATTATGGACAGGCAACATGGAGAGCTGCTCATATCTGCACCCTTCACTGCCTGTGGGATCACATCAAAG GATGGaaaatacactctctctcttcaaATAGGAGAGAACGCAATCACACTGGCCTGTCCTTCTGCTCTACCTGACCAAGTAATACAACCCCTCCGACCTGCAGTAGATTTCCTCCATTATGCAACTAAGGGCCCAACAAACTCAGTTTCCACAACCCTGCTGTCAAACCCTACTTCCATAACCATGTCTAACCCGGTGCCTCACCCATTCTTCCCATTCAATCCCCAGCCCACATTGCCCCCTGATCATCCTCACCAGCCTCCCAGCCCTGGTAGCCATGTTACTTCTCGCTCAACTACAGGCCCCTCTGACCATCCTCCCCTGGCCCCGCGTCTTCAGGCCTACCCATTCTATCAGTATTACCACCTCCACACGATGCCCCTCAGTGAGTCATACCAgtcacccctctcctctagtcCCCCCTCTCAACTCCCAACTACAGGACCCTCAGGAGATCCCACTGAGTCGAAGCCATGCCACACTCCCACAACTCCTGTCCCAAGCCACCCCAACTACTATGACCCCCATGTTACTCAGTATTCTTCCACTATAGCTGGTCATCCAGTTCACTCTGAAGCCCCCACTCTCCAAACCCCTGCGTATACTCTCCACCCATACTACCACAACTACCATCACCCCAAAATCCCTATCCTTGAGCCACCTCAATGGCCCAGTCCTGGTGACAAGACGGGTACTTCCACCAATGGTCCTCAGGTTGAACCACCTGCCCCTCACACCCCTAACCCAATCTTCCCTGTGTTTCCACACTACTACCTCTACCACCCCAAAGTGCCTCCCTATAACCCACCCCAACTCCCTCAGCCTGTTACCCCTGCCTCtcactcctctactctccctgttAGCAGTTCACAAACACTCCGTATACTTCCTGCTTCTGATATGCCTCACCTTCCACCCTATCCTCACTACTACACCCCACAAACACCTGGTGAAGTCAAGAGATCCCATCACCCTGATGATGACCCTTTTATTCATCTTCAAACTTTGAAACCTATCATTTCCCCTAACTCATCTCCCACCTTAACAGAGCTCCCATTCTACCAATACACTCTTAATTTTCCCTACAAGCCTACACCGAACCAGAAACATAGAAATGGTCTCCAGACCAACAATCCCTCTAGACCCATGGACGAACATCCTCCAGTTGTCCCATCTCCCCCTTTGTCTCCTCCTGATCAAAGTGGAAAGTCACACCCTCATGGTCACCTGAAATGGCCTCCACAACAACAACCCTCCAATTCACACACAGTTACTAGTTCCACAGTTCAGAGCCGGTCTACTAGTTCTACCTCTGTTGCCCATGCTGCAACCCAACCTCTTCTCTTTCCAAACTTCCCCCCGTTGTACTACCCTCATCTCAAATCACCCATCAGCAACCCTCAACAAGAACCAAACCCTGTTACTCTCCTTCCCACTGCTCTGCCTGCACCCTCGTCAACCCCTACTCCAGCATCTACCCCTGGCCCTCCAGTTTACCCACACTACTACTATCACCCCTACTATTACTACTCAATACCTTATGATCCATACAGATTACCCCAACCTGTCGATCATGCATCTTCTGCCCCATCTAAAGGAGCTCAGACTCCTCCATCTCAGACCTCTGCTCCTCACACTATGGAAACTTCTCACCAACCAGCCCTCCCATATGACTACGCCCAGGCCAAAATGCCTATCCAGATTACTCCTCCTGCTACTAACAGTCTTCAAACCCCCACTCCAACCCCAGAATCTACAACTCCTGAAATCCCACCTTTTCCCTTTGAcccttactactactacttctactaccaTCCTGGAATGTCCATCTACGACCAGGACCAAAGCTATGAACCCAGTACACACGCCGAAAAGACATCAGGAGCTCAAGCTCCCATAGATTCTGACCATTATAGAAGAGGCAGCTTTGCCCATACTCATGTGGAGAGTCCAACCCATGCACCCCATCCTACCACCAACCCCATTCATAACCCCTCACACCATCATATCATTCATCCACAACCTTCAACCATTCCTTCCCCTCATCGTCCCCACACAGGGCCCACTGGAAATATGTCAGACACCTTGATGAAAG ACCCTGGTTTCaaggcagatacacacacaccctgtggCTTGTCCCACCATGACTGTGCGGGCTTCTTAGGTTGCTGCTCTTACCCTGTGAATG AGTGTACATCGGGGCGTCAATTTGTCTTTGCGGTCCCTGGCTCTCTGGTGGACCCCACGGTCACCCCTCTGCCTGCGGACAGTCACGTGTCCTGCACCCCCCAGAGGATCACCTCTGACCTGTACAGTGTGCCCCTGGATGGCTGTGGAGTGCACAGATAC GAGGCTGGTCAGGCCGTGGTCCACTTGTTGGAGTTCAACGCTCTACTTTCCACACAACATGAACACAGCACCACATTGGAAGACTCACCTGTCAG gttgatggtGGCGTGCAGGTCTTCTCCTGGTTCTCCAGGGAGGGTGAGGTACCATGTGATGAGCACCACCCCTACCCCCCCTGTCCCCACTCAGGGCTCATTGGCTGTCCGTCTACGAATCGCTACAG ATGAGCACTACAGCAGCTTCTACCCAGAGAAACATCGACCAATCAGTCTACTTCAGGGGCAACCTCTGCACCTGGAGGTGGGTCTGCTGAGCCCCCCAGACCTGGACCCTGGCCTGGTTCTCCTGGTGCACTACTGTCTGGCCTACTCAGACACACCACTGGCCCGCTGGCTGCTCATCTATGATGG CTGTCCCAGCCGTGGTGACTCCCAGGCCCCTCCCCCACCACCTGCCCAACCCCGTCACACCCGGAGGCTCACAATCACCACCTTCCAGTCTTTACCCACAGGAAGTCCCTCCCACCTGGAGGACCAGGAG ATCTACTTCATGTGCTCCACGGAGGTGTGCTCCCCAGCAGACGGGGACTGTATTGAGGGCTGCTTCAGAG GACCAAAGCTGGACGACTGA